In the genome of Chryseobacterium arthrosphaerae, one region contains:
- a CDS encoding reprolysin-like metallopeptidase, which yields MKKLLTTLMCALVGGTAFAQWTPTSAKVDRKQKSGELAVTGVRGYYKLDLDLLRSQLSGAQEMGKNAKPVVISIPTLSGKIEKFNVYSFPVVVKSLADRYQLGSYVGASIDDPSRTVRFSVSPRGFNSMIMQDGQYEFIDPQDSGKTVYGVHPKTIQTGSKSFVCTTNESPAAVKAIDKMLEKGKSFTNQVNDFSKMSDKKYRTMRLAMSVTAEYAIYHGGNLQGAVDAISTTMTRVNGVFEKDFALHLNVQDLPGLIFFDPATDPYSDAADMDNWNVELQQTLTNTPGVGNGAYDIGHLFGASGGGGNAGCIGCVCINPTSATDTAKGSGFTSPANGQPEGDAFDIDYVAHEMGHQLGANHTFSHGLESSGVNVEPGSGSTIMGYAGITGANTDVQANSDAYFHTVSIRQVQTNLLEKTCDIETPVNNNPPVIAALPTYSIPKATAFVLTASATDPENDPMTYTWEQVNNANLVINKSNLGKTSSGASFRSIAPSTSPSRYFPKFSSVLNGVLDNGSNTWESVSMVPRTTKFAVTVRDNNSVVSQQQTQYAEQTIIVKDDGPFRLAAQFADVNTPTPIQWIVANTNAAPYNVTNVKIDYTTDGGNTWNVLAASTPNDGSENFTFPASLSGQTIKVRVSAIGNVFYTLGNVTLTPLSPCSSAAPTNVVVSYITTSSASVSWMSYTGATYKFRYKKTTGSVWTEIDTNVPSVNLNNLDDGSTYEVQVATVCAGTVGTYSTSVNFSTSSINYCTAAGNNGTDEHISNVTLANVNNTTQVGSGYSNFTNNTALQINLTKGNTYPLSVTLSRTGAPDYDGMAVFIDFNRDGTFDNSERVLNFPVGIANAPVTSTVVIPDDAIEGKPLRMRVLALFAGANNAGYSLPATWACGIKSPYGEVEDYNVVISPAPLSTSETNSKNNGIQIYPNPATDVLNITKVSDKAAYKIYNAAGQLVNSGNINNGKVNVSALVKGGYIITIDDKGIEQIRSKFIKK from the coding sequence ATGAAGAAACTACTTACTACCTTGATGTGTGCTTTGGTAGGAGGAACAGCGTTTGCACAATGGACGCCCACCTCTGCTAAAGTAGACAGAAAGCAGAAGTCCGGAGAATTAGCTGTAACAGGCGTACGAGGCTATTATAAGCTGGATCTGGATTTATTAAGATCTCAGTTAAGCGGAGCACAGGAAATGGGCAAAAATGCCAAGCCTGTTGTTATTTCTATTCCAACTTTAAGTGGTAAAATTGAAAAATTTAATGTGTACAGCTTCCCGGTTGTAGTAAAATCACTGGCTGACAGATATCAACTGGGTTCTTACGTGGGAGCAAGTATTGATGATCCTTCAAGAACAGTTCGATTCTCTGTTTCGCCAAGAGGGTTCAATTCAATGATTATGCAGGATGGACAATATGAGTTCATTGATCCTCAAGATAGCGGCAAAACGGTTTACGGAGTTCATCCTAAAACAATTCAGACAGGAAGTAAGAGCTTTGTTTGTACTACCAATGAAAGTCCTGCTGCGGTAAAAGCTATTGATAAAATGCTGGAAAAAGGAAAATCATTTACCAACCAGGTTAATGATTTTTCAAAAATGTCAGATAAGAAATACAGAACGATGAGGCTTGCCATGTCTGTTACTGCTGAATACGCTATTTATCATGGTGGAAATTTACAGGGTGCCGTGGATGCAATCAGTACAACAATGACAAGGGTAAATGGTGTATTTGAAAAAGATTTTGCATTACACCTTAATGTACAGGATCTTCCCGGACTTATCTTCTTTGATCCGGCTACAGACCCTTATTCTGATGCTGCAGATATGGATAACTGGAATGTTGAGTTACAGCAAACCCTTACAAATACTCCTGGTGTAGGTAACGGTGCCTATGATATCGGGCATCTGTTCGGTGCTTCCGGAGGTGGTGGAAATGCCGGATGTATCGGTTGTGTCTGTATAAACCCAACTTCTGCAACTGATACCGCTAAAGGTTCAGGATTTACTTCACCTGCAAATGGGCAGCCGGAAGGGGATGCATTTGATATTGATTATGTTGCTCATGAAATGGGGCATCAGCTGGGAGCTAACCATACCTTTTCTCATGGCCTTGAAAGCAGTGGGGTGAATGTGGAGCCTGGTTCGGGATCTACTATTATGGGATATGCCGGGATTACAGGTGCTAATACCGATGTACAGGCAAATTCAGATGCTTATTTTCATACCGTAAGTATCAGACAGGTTCAGACTAACCTTCTTGAGAAAACGTGTGATATTGAAACACCAGTTAACAATAATCCTCCTGTTATTGCAGCGTTGCCTACTTACAGTATTCCTAAGGCAACTGCGTTTGTATTGACTGCTTCTGCAACCGATCCGGAAAATGACCCGATGACTTATACATGGGAACAGGTTAATAATGCCAACCTTGTTATCAATAAGAGTAATTTAGGAAAAACTTCTTCAGGAGCATCTTTCAGATCAATAGCACCTTCTACAAGTCCTTCAAGGTATTTCCCTAAATTCTCATCTGTACTGAATGGAGTTTTAGATAACGGATCTAATACCTGGGAGTCTGTATCCATGGTTCCGAGAACAACTAAATTTGCCGTGACGGTAAGAGATAATAATTCTGTGGTAAGTCAGCAGCAGACCCAATATGCAGAGCAGACCATTATTGTAAAAGATGACGGGCCTTTCAGATTGGCAGCTCAGTTTGCCGATGTAAATACACCGACACCAATACAGTGGATTGTAGCCAATACGAATGCTGCCCCTTATAATGTTACTAACGTTAAAATTGACTATACAACTGATGGCGGAAATACATGGAATGTTTTAGCAGCTTCTACTCCAAATGACGGTTCTGAGAACTTTACCTTCCCTGCATCCCTGAGCGGACAAACCATTAAGGTAAGAGTTTCTGCTATTGGAAATGTTTTCTATACATTAGGAAATGTAACATTAACTCCTCTTTCGCCATGTAGCAGTGCAGCACCTACCAATGTAGTGGTGAGCTATATTACAACAAGTTCAGCAAGTGTTTCATGGATGTCTTATACCGGTGCCACATACAAATTCCGTTATAAAAAGACTACAGGGTCAGTTTGGACGGAAATAGATACAAACGTACCGTCTGTAAACTTGAATAATCTTGATGACGGTTCTACCTATGAAGTACAGGTAGCTACAGTATGTGCTGGAACAGTGGGAACATATTCTACATCTGTTAATTTCTCTACAAGCTCTATTAATTATTGTACTGCAGCAGGTAACAATGGTACTGATGAGCATATTTCAAATGTAACGCTGGCTAACGTCAATAATACAACCCAGGTTGGTAGTGGTTACAGTAACTTTACAAATAATACAGCACTGCAAATTAATTTAACAAAAGGGAATACCTATCCGTTATCTGTGACTTTAAGTCGTACAGGAGCTCCGGACTATGATGGTATGGCTGTATTTATAGATTTCAACAGAGATGGTACTTTTGATAACTCAGAGAGGGTTCTTAATTTCCCTGTAGGTATTGCGAATGCTCCGGTTACTTCTACCGTGGTTATTCCGGATGATGCTATTGAAGGAAAACCTTTAAGAATGAGAGTACTTGCCTTATTTGCGGGTGCTAATAATGCAGGATACTCACTGCCTGCAACATGGGCATGCGGAATAAAGTCGCCTTATGGAGAAGTGGAAGATTATAATGTGGTAATCTCACCGGCACCTCTTTCTACTTCAGAAACAAATAGTAAGAATAATGGTATTCAGATTTATCCGAATCCTGCAACTGACGTTTTAAACATAACCAAGGTTTCAGATAAAGCGGCTTACAAAATTTATAATGCTGCAGGGCAACTTGTAAATAGCGGAAATATCAATAATGGAAAAGTAAATGTTTCAGCTTTAGTTAAAGGCGGATACATAATTACAATAGATGATAAAGGCATTGAGCAAATCAGGTCTAAATTCATTAAGAAATAA
- a CDS encoding DUF6048 family protein: MKTRLIFTLFFSVLGVISWAQDKQDKKEEKKEHWKYEPNFMVGFDALNAGVGFFSDRKLYQGFISSKVKGNIHAVAEAGFEKNIYQKNGYDAKVNGPFVKLGAFYMLAKDAENEFNGFYVGGKVAGAFYNQEYMAIPVRGFGGSNSSVAFPSSSQSTFWLEGTLGGRVQLFSSNFYIDVNLQPRYWVYTSKQDDISPMIVPGFGRSSSKFNMGFAWNLAYKF, encoded by the coding sequence ATGAAGACAAGACTAATCTTTACCTTATTTTTTAGTGTATTAGGCGTAATAAGCTGGGCACAGGATAAGCAGGATAAAAAAGAAGAAAAAAAAGAACATTGGAAATACGAACCGAACTTTATGGTTGGTTTTGATGCTCTGAATGCCGGTGTTGGTTTCTTTTCAGACAGGAAACTGTATCAGGGATTTATTTCTTCAAAAGTTAAAGGAAATATCCATGCTGTGGCAGAAGCAGGTTTTGAAAAGAATATCTATCAGAAGAACGGTTATGATGCTAAAGTAAACGGCCCTTTTGTGAAGTTGGGTGCATTTTATATGCTGGCAAAGGATGCGGAGAATGAATTCAATGGATTCTACGTAGGAGGAAAAGTTGCCGGGGCATTCTACAATCAGGAATATATGGCCATTCCCGTTCGTGGATTTGGAGGAAGTAATTCTTCTGTAGCTTTCCCTTCTTCATCACAGTCAACTTTCTGGCTTGAAGGTACGTTGGGAGGCAGGGTACAGTTGTTCAGCTCCAACTTTTATATTGATGTCAACCTTCAGCCCAGGTATTGGGTATACACTTCCAAACAGGATGATATCTCTCCTATGATTGTACCGGGCTTTGGTAGAAGCTCTTCTAAATTCAACATGGGATTTGCCTGGAATCTTGCGTATAAGTTTTAG
- the rlmD gene encoding 23S rRNA (uracil(1939)-C(5))-methyltransferase RlmD, producing MRKKKNIVLENIKLLTAGAKGVAIGKTEDGKTVLVSGAIPGDLVNVRVKKAKSKYYEGEAVEVLEKSPFRAEPKCVHFGTCGGCKWQNMTYEKQLDFKQEEVYNNIKRIGGIEDFETVSILGSAEQYFYRNKMEFSFSNARWLTQYEISSEENFGSKDALGFHIPGMWSKILDLKECFLQEDPSNAIRLAVKNYAVENGLDFFDVRNHDGFLRTLMMRQNSKGEWMVLFQLYREEKENREKLFEFLLEKFPQIKTLVYAINPKQNDSIYDLDIEVYFGEGFLMEEMDGLKFKIGPKSFFQTNYKQALELYRKTLEFADLKGDEVVYDLYTGTGTIAQYVARNAKQVIGIESVQEAIDAAIEHAELNGLTNCTFYCGDMKNVFNDEFLESHPKADVLITDPPRDGMHQKVVEQILKLSPEKVVYVSCNSATQARDLALMKDHYQVVKILPVDMFPQTHHVENIALLVKK from the coding sequence ATGAGAAAGAAGAAAAATATAGTTCTTGAAAATATTAAGCTGTTAACTGCCGGTGCAAAAGGAGTAGCTATTGGTAAAACGGAAGACGGTAAAACAGTATTGGTTTCAGGAGCAATTCCGGGAGACCTTGTGAATGTGAGAGTAAAAAAAGCGAAATCCAAATACTATGAAGGAGAAGCGGTGGAAGTATTGGAAAAATCTCCTTTCAGAGCAGAACCGAAGTGTGTGCATTTCGGAACCTGCGGAGGGTGCAAATGGCAGAATATGACCTATGAAAAGCAGCTGGATTTCAAACAGGAAGAAGTATACAACAATATCAAAAGAATCGGAGGTATTGAAGATTTTGAAACAGTGTCTATCCTGGGATCAGCAGAACAGTATTTTTATAGAAATAAAATGGAGTTTTCTTTCTCCAATGCAAGATGGCTTACCCAATATGAAATCAGTTCCGAAGAAAATTTCGGAAGTAAAGATGCTTTAGGATTTCATATTCCGGGAATGTGGAGTAAGATTCTGGATCTTAAAGAATGTTTCCTGCAGGAAGATCCTTCCAATGCCATCCGTTTGGCAGTGAAGAACTATGCGGTAGAAAATGGCCTGGACTTCTTTGATGTGAGAAATCATGACGGATTTCTGAGAACATTAATGATGAGACAAAACTCTAAAGGAGAGTGGATGGTCCTTTTCCAGCTTTACAGAGAAGAAAAAGAAAACAGGGAAAAACTTTTTGAATTCCTGCTAGAAAAATTCCCGCAGATAAAAACATTGGTGTATGCGATCAATCCTAAGCAGAATGACTCTATCTATGATCTGGATATTGAAGTTTATTTTGGAGAAGGATTCCTGATGGAAGAAATGGATGGATTAAAGTTCAAAATAGGACCGAAATCATTCTTCCAGACCAATTATAAGCAGGCTTTGGAACTGTATAGAAAAACCCTTGAATTTGCCGATTTAAAAGGGGACGAAGTAGTATATGACCTTTATACGGGAACAGGAACCATTGCACAGTATGTAGCAAGAAATGCCAAGCAGGTAATAGGAATAGAATCCGTTCAGGAAGCTATTGATGCAGCAATTGAACATGCAGAACTGAACGGCCTTACCAACTGTACTTTCTATTGCGGGGATATGAAGAATGTCTTCAATGATGAGTTCCTTGAAAGTCATCCGAAAGCAGATGTGTTGATCACCGATCCGCCAAGAGACGGGATGCACCAGAAAGTAGTAGAGCAGATCTTAAAGCTTTCTCCTGAAAAAGTGGTGTATGTAAGCTGTAACTCGGCAACCCAGGCAAGAGATCTGGCCTTGATGAAAGACCATTATCAGGTAGTGAAGATATTGCCAGTAGATATGTTTCCGCAAACCCATCATGTGGAGAACATCGCATTGCTGGTGAAAAAATAA
- a CDS encoding TlpA family protein disulfide reductase, with translation MKKYLLLFIITAFVMSCSKKVEVKGKITGSSPLERIEFVEASGVGTLPLINIGLDKDGNFSGSFEAPKDGMYVINYANKQNLIYLEGGQKVNISGNSMTFPNEYVITGDAKKNNDFLTATQKFLGEYGNKVNLGALMAGDENAFVKGMQKVEADINKNIDDLAQKNNPSRALLEWKKNDAKVTILNLLANYEMSHGPMSGNPSYKASKAFKDYETKLDSDKDAMVKTIPLYRQYLLVKMTPDFQKYAEANSKGKKDITTSEMFAQYLKTKKDLSQTAKDYLLAFVMAQADIHPTTPAKNIDKIKKLIDTDIKDATIKSDLLKMQVAITGLKIGDAAPEAALVKQDGKAYKLSENKGKPYMLFFYASWNPYISEATIPVLKEVVNFYKSKMNFVFVNVDDTKDQFVKTSNSLLKGIQGVNVYGEKGMESDIAKKYGVYGFKLPCFVIVDKDGKIASRSFVNLGEQELVTILDKLTGLSAPRVDPGMQQPQLQIDPSAQQPAPQPANPQPATTK, from the coding sequence ATGAAAAAATATCTTTTATTGTTTATCATCACAGCTTTCGTGATGTCTTGTTCAAAAAAAGTAGAGGTTAAAGGAAAAATCACTGGAAGTTCACCATTAGAAAGAATTGAATTTGTAGAAGCTTCAGGAGTAGGAACCTTACCTTTGATTAATATAGGTTTAGATAAAGACGGCAACTTCTCTGGAAGTTTTGAAGCACCGAAAGACGGAATGTACGTCATCAACTATGCCAACAAACAAAATCTGATCTATCTTGAAGGTGGGCAGAAAGTAAATATCTCTGGAAATTCAATGACTTTCCCTAACGAGTACGTTATCACAGGAGATGCTAAAAAGAATAATGATTTCCTTACGGCAACTCAGAAATTCCTAGGTGAGTATGGTAATAAAGTGAACCTGGGTGCCCTGATGGCAGGTGACGAAAATGCATTTGTAAAAGGAATGCAGAAAGTAGAAGCTGACATCAACAAGAATATTGATGATCTTGCCCAGAAAAACAACCCTAGCAGAGCGCTTTTGGAATGGAAGAAGAACGATGCGAAAGTAACGATTCTGAACCTTCTTGCGAATTATGAAATGTCTCATGGTCCAATGTCAGGAAATCCATCTTACAAAGCTTCCAAGGCTTTTAAAGATTATGAAACCAAATTAGATAGCGATAAAGATGCAATGGTGAAAACAATTCCTCTTTACAGACAATATCTTCTAGTAAAAATGACTCCTGATTTCCAGAAGTATGCAGAAGCAAACAGCAAAGGGAAAAAAGACATTACAACATCAGAAATGTTTGCCCAGTATTTAAAGACTAAAAAAGATCTTTCACAGACTGCAAAAGACTATCTTTTAGCATTTGTAATGGCTCAGGCAGATATTCATCCTACCACTCCGGCCAAGAATATTGACAAGATCAAGAAACTTATCGATACGGATATTAAAGATGCTACTATCAAAAGTGACCTTTTGAAAATGCAGGTAGCCATTACAGGACTTAAAATCGGCGATGCAGCTCCTGAAGCGGCATTGGTAAAACAGGACGGTAAAGCTTACAAACTTTCTGAAAACAAAGGAAAACCATATATGCTATTCTTCTATGCTTCATGGAATCCTTACATCAGTGAAGCTACAATCCCGGTTTTAAAAGAAGTGGTGAACTTCTATAAGTCTAAAATGAACTTTGTATTCGTCAACGTTGACGATACTAAAGATCAGTTTGTAAAAACAAGCAATTCTTTATTAAAAGGTATTCAGGGAGTAAATGTTTACGGTGAAAAAGGAATGGAATCCGATATTGCTAAAAAATACGGAGTATATGGATTCAAACTACCTTGCTTTGTCATTGTTGATAAAGATGGTAAAATTGCCAGCAGATCTTTTGTTAACTTAGGAGAACAGGAACTGGTAACAATTCTGGATAAACTTACAGGGCTTTCAGCACCAAGGGTAGATCCGGGTATGCAGCAGCCTCAGCTGCAGATTGATCCTTCAGCGCAGCAACCTGCTCCACAGCCTGCAAATCCTCAACCGGCTACAACAAAATAA
- a CDS encoding succinate dehydrogenase/fumarate reductase iron-sulfur subunit, which yields MSAKKGLHLTLKIWRQKNNKSKGQFETYKISDVSTDSSFLEMLDILNENLINEGKEPIAFDHDCREGICGMCSLYINGRAHGPDTGITTCQLHMRMFKDGETIVIEPWRSAAFPVIKDLMVDRSAFDRVMAAGGFISVNTSGNTLDANAIPVPKEDADKAMDAAACIGCGACVATCKNGSAMLFVGAKVSQYALLPQGRVEAKRRVLNMVKAMDEEGFGNCSNTGACEVECPKGISLENIARMNREYMAALVDQG from the coding sequence ATGAGTGCAAAAAAAGGCTTACATCTTACGCTGAAAATTTGGAGACAAAAAAATAATAAATCTAAAGGTCAGTTTGAGACCTATAAAATATCAGATGTATCTACAGATTCCTCATTCCTGGAAATGTTGGATATTCTGAACGAAAATTTAATTAACGAAGGTAAAGAACCTATCGCTTTCGACCACGACTGTCGTGAGGGGATCTGCGGAATGTGTTCCCTTTACATCAATGGTAGAGCGCACGGTCCGGATACCGGGATCACTACCTGTCAGCTTCACATGAGAATGTTCAAAGACGGTGAAACCATCGTTATTGAACCTTGGAGAAGTGCTGCCTTCCCTGTTATCAAAGATTTGATGGTAGACAGAAGTGCATTTGACAGAGTAATGGCTGCGGGAGGTTTCATTTCTGTGAACACTTCAGGTAATACCCTGGACGCCAATGCTATTCCTGTTCCTAAAGAAGATGCAGACAAAGCAATGGATGCTGCTGCATGTATCGGATGTGGAGCTTGTGTAGCTACATGTAAAAACGGATCTGCAATGCTGTTTGTCGGAGCTAAGGTATCTCAGTATGCTTTACTTCCTCAGGGTAGAGTAGAAGCGAAGAGAAGAGTTCTGAACATGGTGAAGGCTATGGATGAAGAAGGATTCGGTAACTGTTCAAATACCGGTGCTTGTGAAGTAGAATGCCCTAAAGGTATTTCTCTTGAAAATATCGCAAGAATGAACAGAGAATACATGGCTGCTCTTGTAGATCAAGGATAG
- a CDS encoding fumarate reductase/succinate dehydrogenase flavoprotein subunit, whose amino-acid sequence MSKLDSKIPAGPLKDKWKNHKDHMNLVAPNNRDKIDIIVVGTGLAGGSAAATLAEQGYNVKAFCYQDSPRRAHSIAAQGGINAAKNYQGDGDSTYRLFYDTIKGGDYRAREANVYRLAEVSANIIDQCVSQGVPFGRDYGGQLDNRSFGGVQVKRTFYAKGQTGQQLLLGAYSAMSRQIGKGRIKMYNRHEMLDLVIVDGKARGIIARNLVTGEIERHSAHAVVIASGGYGNVYFLSTNAMGSNVSAAWKIHKKGAYFANPCYVQIHPTCIPVHGTQQSKLTLMSESLRNSGRIWVPKKIEDSVAIREGKLRPENIKEEDRDYYLERRYPAFGNLVPRDVASRAAKERCDAGYGIENNDTQEGVYLDFSTEIMKKGKEAAIEKHIHNPTDQQIYDLGKKWVEEKYGNLFVMYEKITADDPYKTPMKIYPAVHYTMGGVWVDYNLQSTIPGCFVIGEANFSDHGANRLGASALMQGLADGYFVLPYTIADYLSADIRTGAIPTDSAAFNEAEKGIKDKIDFFINNKGTHSVDYFHKKLGHIMWNKVGMGRTPEGLKEAIKEIEEVRNDFWKNVKVPGEGEGMNTELEKAFRVADFLELGQLMAIDALNREESCGGHFRWDHATPDGEAERDDVNFKYVGAWEYQGPDINAEVLHKEELIYENIEVKTRSYK is encoded by the coding sequence ATGAGTAAGTTAGATTCAAAAATTCCGGCGGGTCCTCTGAAGGACAAGTGGAAAAATCACAAAGACCATATGAACCTTGTTGCACCAAACAACAGAGATAAGATTGATATTATTGTTGTAGGTACAGGTTTGGCAGGAGGTTCTGCTGCAGCTACTTTAGCTGAGCAAGGATATAACGTAAAAGCTTTCTGCTATCAGGATTCCCCAAGAAGAGCACACTCTATTGCAGCTCAGGGAGGGATCAACGCAGCCAAGAATTACCAGGGAGACGGTGACTCCACTTACAGATTATTCTATGATACCATCAAAGGGGGAGACTATAGAGCAAGAGAGGCTAACGTTTACAGATTGGCTGAAGTTTCTGCCAATATTATCGACCAGTGTGTTTCTCAGGGAGTACCTTTCGGTAGAGATTACGGCGGTCAGTTAGATAACCGTTCATTTGGTGGGGTTCAGGTAAAAAGAACATTCTATGCAAAAGGACAGACAGGTCAGCAGTTATTGTTAGGTGCTTATTCTGCAATGAGCCGTCAGATCGGTAAAGGCAGAATCAAGATGTATAACCGTCACGAAATGCTTGATCTTGTCATTGTAGACGGAAAAGCAAGAGGAATTATCGCAAGAAACCTTGTAACAGGTGAAATCGAAAGACACTCTGCTCACGCCGTAGTAATTGCTTCAGGAGGGTACGGAAACGTATATTTCCTTTCTACCAACGCAATGGGATCAAACGTTTCTGCTGCATGGAAGATTCACAAGAAAGGAGCTTACTTCGCAAACCCTTGCTACGTACAGATTCACCCGACTTGTATTCCTGTTCACGGAACGCAGCAGTCTAAACTGACTCTGATGTCTGAATCATTAAGAAACTCAGGAAGAATCTGGGTTCCTAAAAAGATTGAAGATTCAGTAGCCATCAGAGAAGGTAAACTGAGACCTGAAAATATCAAAGAAGAAGACAGAGATTATTATCTGGAGAGAAGATACCCTGCATTCGGTAACCTTGTACCGAGAGACGTTGCTTCAAGAGCAGCTAAAGAAAGATGTGATGCAGGATACGGAATCGAAAATAATGATACTCAGGAAGGGGTATACCTTGATTTCTCTACAGAGATCATGAAAAAAGGTAAAGAAGCCGCTATCGAAAAACATATTCACAATCCTACAGATCAGCAGATCTATGACCTTGGTAAAAAGTGGGTTGAGGAGAAATATGGTAACTTATTCGTAATGTACGAAAAAATTACTGCAGATGATCCTTACAAAACCCCAATGAAGATTTATCCGGCAGTTCACTACACAATGGGTGGTGTATGGGTTGATTATAATCTTCAGTCTACTATTCCAGGATGTTTCGTAATTGGTGAAGCAAACTTCTCAGATCACGGAGCCAACAGATTGGGAGCATCTGCATTGATGCAGGGTCTTGCAGACGGATATTTCGTACTTCCTTACACTATTGCAGATTATCTTTCTGCAGACATCAGAACAGGAGCTATTCCTACCGATTCAGCAGCGTTTAACGAAGCTGAAAAAGGAATTAAAGATAAAATTGATTTCTTCATCAATAATAAAGGAACACATTCAGTAGATTACTTCCACAAGAAATTGGGACACATTATGTGGAATAAAGTAGGAATGGGAAGAACTCCTGAAGGATTAAAAGAAGCGATCAAAGAAATCGAAGAAGTAAGAAATGATTTCTGGAAAAATGTAAAAGTTCCTGGTGAAGGAGAAGGAATGAACACTGAGCTTGAAAAAGCATTCAGAGTAGCAGACTTCCTTGAATTAGGACAATTAATGGCTATCGATGCACTCAACAGAGAAGAATCTTGTGGAGGTCACTTCCGTTGGGATCACGCAACTCCTGATGGAGAGGCGGAAAGGGATGACGTAAACTTCAAATACGTCGGAGCTTGGGAATATCAGGGACCGGATATCAACGCAGAAGTGTTGCATAAAGAAGAACTGATCTACGAGAACATCGAGGTTAAAACTAGAAGTTACAAATAA
- a CDS encoding succinate dehydrogenase cytochrome b subunit, with product MAGLTSSTIGRKYAMALSALFLLIFLILHLTTNLLSVLNKDAFNTASDFMGYNPFVQFLMQPILGFAVIFHFVMGFVLEIKNNKARPVKYAANNASVNSSWMSRNMIISGAVVLAFLALHLYDFWFHEITYKYVDGLTPDAERFWPELHEKFADLWRVALYVISFVLLGLHLAHGFQSSFQSIGARHPKYTPVIKAFGKWYSILIPAGFIIIAIYHYITQ from the coding sequence ATGGCAGGTTTAACGAGTTCTACGATAGGTAGAAAATACGCTATGGCATTATCAGCTCTGTTTTTGCTGATTTTTCTTATACTGCATTTGACAACCAATTTGTTATCAGTCCTGAACAAGGATGCATTCAATACAGCATCTGACTTCATGGGCTATAATCCTTTTGTGCAGTTCTTAATGCAGCCTATTCTTGGTTTTGCAGTAATTTTCCATTTTGTAATGGGATTTGTGCTTGAGATCAAGAATAATAAAGCACGTCCGGTAAAGTATGCAGCAAACAATGCATCTGTGAACTCTTCATGGATGTCCAGAAATATGATTATTTCCGGAGCAGTGGTGTTGGCTTTCCTTGCGCTTCACTTATATGATTTCTGGTTCCATGAAATTACTTACAAGTATGTAGATGGATTAACTCCTGATGCAGAACGTTTCTGGCCGGAACTTCATGAGAAGTTTGCTGATCTCTGGAGAGTAGCTTTATATGTAATCTCTTTTGTATTGTTGGGATTACACTTAGCTCACGGTTTCCAGTCTTCATTCCAGTCAATCGGAGCAAGACATCCAAAATATACGCCGGTGATCAAAGCTTTCGGAAAATGGTATTCAATCCTTATTCCTGCAGGGTTCATCATCATCGCAATTTATCATTATATAACTCAATAA